One Serinus canaria isolate serCan28SL12 chromosome Z, serCan2020, whole genome shotgun sequence DNA window includes the following coding sequences:
- the TAL2 gene encoding T-cell acute lymphocytic leukemia protein 2 — translation MTRKIFTNTRERWRQQNVNSAFAKLRKLIPTHPPDKKLSKNETLRLAMRYINFLVKVLGEPGLQQTAVAARGSILGFFQQAPHLQSMEELTLIENCGVSCPGMSSNIVECWSEASSP, via the coding sequence ATGACAAGGAAGATCTTCACCAACACCAGGGAGAGGTGGAGGCAGCAAAATGTCAACAGTGCCTTTGCCAAGCTGAGGAAGCTCATTCCCACCCACCCACCAGACAAAAAACTGAGCAAGAACGAGACGCTCCGCTTGGCCATGAGATACATCAACTTCCTCGTCAAGGTCCTGGGAGAGCCAGGCCTGCAGCagacagcagtggcagctcGGGGCAGCATCCTGGGGTTCTTCCAGCAAGCCCCACACTTGCAGAGCATGGAAGAGCTGACACTGATTGAAAACTGTGGTGTCTCCTGTCCTGGCATGAGCAGCAATATAGTAGAGTGTTGGTCAGAGGCATCATCCCCCTAG